A part of Aegilops tauschii subsp. strangulata cultivar AL8/78 chromosome 2, Aet v6.0, whole genome shotgun sequence genomic DNA contains:
- the LOC141040795 gene encoding F-box/LRR-repeat protein At3g26922-like has product MPLSGGVLVVGGDGSGDRAPSRSDEQEEGCHADRISDLADGVLGEIISRLPIKDGIRTRILARRWRPLWPIAPLNLDCHKISDFRLFNDGEKVHIETISHLCAFTKEPVRKCYSGTRLCRNPVVNLPESILSGHAGSVSRLSIPACYLQCKPSIVDAWLRSWKLDNIQVLEFYYLFPRFLTQESQDLELTGVSVFEPYPCRLTCREGVKAVSLTTMRQSIKTLLIYIDYKVETVVELLQCFPKLENLFVEVERCFSDVPAIHTEELQLSLALMELHLSRCTVSTPCTVVIKNGL; this is encoded by the exons ATGCCGCTTTCTGGTGGTGTGTTGGTCGTCGGAGGGGATGGAAGCGGCGACCGGGCTCCCTCCCGATCCGATGAGCAAGAAGAGGGATGTCAtgcggaccgcatcagcgatcttgCCGACGGCGTCCTAGGTGAGATCATCTCTCGTCTTCCCATCAAGGATGGCATCCGTACTCGAATTCTCGCACGTCGTTGGCGTCCTTTGTGGCCCATCGCTCCTCTGAATCTCGACTGCCACAAGATCTCTGACTTTCGTCTTTTTAATGATGGTGAAAAAGTTCATATCGAGACCATATCTCATCTGTGCGCCTTCACCAAGGAGCCCGTTCGCAAATGCTATTCCGGAACGCGGCTCTGTCGAAATCCTGTTGTCAATCTTCCGGAATCCATTCTGTCCGGCCATGCTGGCTCGGTTAGCCGCCTCTCTATTCCGGCGTGCTACCTACAGTGCAAGCCCTCCATCGTTGATGCCTGGCTCCGATCCTGGAAGCTGGACAATATCCAGGTTCTTGAGTTCTACTACCTCTTCCCAAGATTTCTGACGCAAGAG AGTCAGGATTTGGAGTTAACTGGTGTCTCTGTGTTTGAACCGTATCCATGTCGTCTCACGTGTCGTGAG GGTGTGAAGGCAGTCAGTCTAACAACAATGCGTCAATCTATCAAGACCTTGCTTATCTACATTGATTATAAGGTGGAGACCGTCGTTGaattgctgcaatgctttccaaaACTGGAGAACTTGTTTGTCGAG GTAGAGCGGTGCTTCTCGGATGTACCTGCCATACACACTGAGGAGCTGCAGTTGAGCCTTGCACTGATGGAGCTGCATTTGAGCCGCTGCACTGTTTCTACTCCTTGTACTGTGGTTATAAAAAACGGCTTGTAA
- the LOC141040793 gene encoding uncharacterized protein yields the protein MDDFLNTTEYHPVVADGNTKLDVWYTNEPGKVEEIICLYEDWLREEKHKARTECPALKDFLENRGITFSSVGVRNIRHALFLDFIKIPEGNHIDIQEKFMIKGGEERDSMEDLAGAIIDESYSKLESSFPELLRHYWDWKPLTFDHLKYGATEGYVCYELYRRFLSMRDILHRRCLPDLRWRGRF from the exons ATGGACGACTTTTTGAACACCACCGAGTATCATCCTGTAGTTGCCGATGGtaacacgaagctcgacgtgTGGTACACCAACGAGCCTGGCAAGGTGGAGGAGATTATTTGCTTGTACGAGGACTGGTTGCGCGAGGAGAAGCACAA GGCCAGGACGGAGTGCCCTGCCCTGAAGGATTTCCTTGAGAATAGAGGTATAACTTTCTCTAGTGTGGGCGTCAGGAATATTAGACATGCTCTTTTTCTAGATTTCATCAAAATTCCAGAAGGGAACCACATCGACATCCAAGAGAAGTTTATGATCAAAGGCGGCGAAGAAAGGGACTCCATGGAGGACTTAGCAGGTGCCATCATTGACGAATCTTATTCGAAGCTGGAGTCATCTTTTCCAGAACTTCTTCGTCACTACTGGGATTGGAAGCCACTTACTTTTGATCACCTGAAATATGGAGCTACT GAAGGGTATGTGTGCTATGAGCTATACCGCCGGTTTCTGTCGATGAGGGACATCCTGCATCGTCGCTGTCTTCCTGATCTCAGATGGCGAGGACGTTTCTGA
- the LOC109756622 gene encoding uncharacterized protein produces MDDFRNTTERLFIDADGNTKLDVLYTNEPHKVEDILSLYEEWLREDRYKFVGLDLEYTREDYFDRSRKVAVMQLAMHKHVLVYHLCKARTECAALKDFLRNKGIIFASVDVRNDRDVLANSYLKIPRACHIDLQEDLMIKGGNLRDSMEDLAGAVTNKSYLSMKSSFPQGLHDYWEWKPLSLEHLKYAAIDGYVSYELYS; encoded by the exons ATGGACGACTTCAGGAACACTACTGAGCGTCTCTTTATAGATGCTGATGGTAATACCAAGCTCGATGTGTTGTACACCAATGAGCCCCACAAGGTGGAGGATATTCTTAGTCTCTATGAGGAATGGTTGCGTGAGGACAGGTACAAGTTTGTTGGTCTTGATCTGGAGTACACACGAGAGGATTATTTTGATCGTAGTAGAAAAGTTGCCGTTATGCAACTGGCGATGCACAAGCATGTTCTTGTTTATCACTTGTGCAAGGCCAGGACGGAGTGCGCTGCTCTGAAGGATTTCCTTCGGAACAAAGGTATAATTTTTGCTAGTGTCGACGTCAGGAACGATAGGGATGTTCTCGCAAACAGTTACCTCAAAATCCCAAGAGCGTGTCACATCGACCTTCAAGAGGATCTCATGATCAAAGGAGGCAATCTAAGGGATTCAATGGAAGATTTGGCAGGAGCCGTCACAAACAAATCTTACTTGAGTATGAAGTCGTCTTTTCCACAAGGTCTGCATGACTACTGGGAATGGAAGCCGCTTTCCCTTGAACACCTGAAATATGCGGCAATT GATGGGTATGTCAGCTACGAGCTCTACAGCTGA